The Vicia villosa cultivar HV-30 ecotype Madison, WI unplaced genomic scaffold, Vvil1.0 ctg.002571F_1_1, whole genome shotgun sequence genome includes the window TCATTCATACACCATTTCATTTTATGATACTCTTGTGACACCTTTCATCAAACCATTTCATAGTTCAATCAAACCAATTTCAATTAAAAATTGAGTTGAAcacttgatccaacgtcaagttgtTTTACACTTTCAAATCATTTTCTCAATAAATTTGAAAGACAAAGGACCGAAGGATGCACATCTTTTTGAAACCTTAATAGTCGGGCACTTGGTGCACACCTTGTTCAAAATGACTATTAGTCTTTCCACCTAAGCTACATTAATTAAACGGGACAATTGGATGCACATCCATGTGAAACCTTTGTAAAAGAGTGTTGGGTGTACACCTTGTTCAAACGCTTATTCATATTCCGCAAAgaataattttcataaacataGACGAAATAGCACAATTGGTTGTACATCCTTTTGAAAATTTGGGTAAACAAGCGCTCGATGCACACCTTGCTTAAATGGTTACCCGACTCCATATAAAATCAACCCCTCAAACTTCTTTTTCGCTCTTGCGCGACTTTGAAAACCTTTTCAGAAACGAGTATGCTTTATCCATTTTGATGTGAAACAAACAAACGCTTCAGCCTCCAAGAGCGAGCAACAAATAAAGGTTTAACCGCTCGAATGTGATTCAAGCATCACTCTCTAAAATCAACCAATAAATTTGTGGTTCTTAACCATGAATTACGaagcttttatttttcaattgcaCCTAAAAATACGTAGGAACAAGATTTAAAAATCTTgacgagcacaataataaaaaaccttaaaaatttcTTTGTTTTTCTCGCATAATAAGTAGAAGAACGCAAATGACATCACGCTAACATTCTTTCGCAAAACTTATTAAATAGGTCTCGTTGAGTACAACGGATGTGAGaggtgctaatacattccccttgcataaccgactctcGGACCCTAATATGGTTGTTgtgaccttttttttttctttcgcgggttttatcgatatttttccattccttttggaataaataaagtccGATGACGACTCTGTTGTATTTTGAACGTTCTTTACACTCGGGTATTTTTCGCGCCGCGTCATTATGGTGTTTTTtcttattgaattttttataGTAGTAATTTAGATATTTTGTATACTTCGAGATTATTTGAATtatgaagatttttttttatctttttactAATTTTCTAGAAATACCACTTTGATGTTGCTCTAACTAGGTCATCTCCAAATGCCAATAAGTGTTTACTTCACATAAAGAATagtaaattgtttaaaaaaatagaaagtaTGAAAAATATAACCCTCAAAATTATCATATACCCATAGccaaaattcaaaaatacaaaagcgacatgttttttcattcaaaatatattatacaaaCACGTCTTATAATATAAATGTAACACCCCCAAAAGAACACTTTTACATATCCTTATATATAACTTGAAATTTCTAAAACTTAATTGTCATAAATAAGGTAAACATAAACCCTTATATGCACTGGATCAATCAATAGGTTGAAGATCACACAATTTATGAAGAGGAAATGGAGGATCAGAAAGAGAGCCATTTAGAATAGCCTTAGCAATAATCTTGTTTGCAGCTTCTGTGAAATGGATTCCATCCCAACTCACATAGCTTTGAGGATCCTCACATGCACTTGCAAGCATATTGCCACATAAAGCTTTAGGATCAAAGTTGTAATCTCCACCTCCATGACCACAACATGCTTTGGTACTATACTTTAGTCCTActcaaacaaacaaaatattGAAACCCTAAATCATGCATTATTAAATAAACTTATTGAGAAACCAAGGAAAGACTCTTGTGTACCATAAGATGTAGGATGGTGGAAGAGTTTCATTAGGGCAGAGTTGGTATCCACATAAATGAGAGAAGCATCTGGTAAATTTTCTCTAGTTTGAGTTAATGTCTCTTTCAATAATTTGTTGTAATCATCTACGGCATTGTTGTAAGAAATCATGCATCCATGTTCATCTTTGTCAGAATTAATATGAGGAAGCTCTACCAAATATCCAGGATAGCATCCCACTGGACCAAGATTTAATACCATAAATGTACGCCCTCCGTGTGCATATAACTCCTACAAATTTCATCGAGTAAAAACATTTATTACCtgtatttaaatttgaatttgcaAATGGACAAAACAAATATTGTTAGGTTGGACGTTAGCATCAGGGTTTGAAACTGACTCTTACAATTATGTGTGTGATTTTTTAGTGGTTATTATATCTTTGTCTGGTGGATCACAACGAGTGAGTTAAGGTATTTGCGACTGCAATTCAAAACCATAAAAACATCCATAACTAACATGAAGAATATACTCAAACCTTAATGGCAGAAGAAATTTGTATGACAATTTCAGGAAGGGAGTTCTTTAATCCACCAATACCACCAGTAGCTGCTATTTTTGAGGTGAAGTCATTTTGACCAATATAGAACATGTAAATAGATTTTCCAAATATATCAGGTGATGGAATGTTGATTCTTGAATCACAACCAGATGGTTTCAATGGATCTGTATACAAAATTGTTCAttaaaaaacaaaaccctagtgaTTAATTATATGCAAGAAAATGCAAGTAATTTGTTGTAACATTTTTTGTGTACCTCTTTTATGAAAATCATGAACTTTAGCTTTGAATTGTTCCATTTGCCTTAGTTGTATTGTTAGGGCAAAAGGGCTAAGTCCACTTACAAAGAAAGAAGTAGTTGGTAAAAGTACAGTTGAAGCTGATGTTGCAAAGTTAGCACCATGTGTGTAATCTGATCCAATTGATTGCAAATATGGACTTAGATAAGGCAATCCAAGAGCCTCAACTGCAAGTTTAGCAATAAAATCTCAGAACTCCAAATTTTACATGAAATGTCGCTAAATAGAATTTCATAATAGATTTATCACGACTAAATATGACTCATAGTAGTTTTGCTACGGTTGAACCGTGACTAAACTACACAgacattcaaaattttaaaatgaccATGATATATATACATAAAAGATTATCAAGACCTATTCGTTAATTACCTAAAAAATCCACAATGAGTCTCCCATCAGAAGAACGTCCAACTGGCCTTTTGAAATAAGTCATTCCATAAGGACCAGGTTGTGCAGGAAAAGCTGAATCAAATCCACCTGTATCTGAATTTGAATCTCCAAAGTTGAATATTCCCTTAATATCACATGAAGAATAACTTGAACCGATGAATGAAGATATCATTAAGAggttaaaaaatgcataaaaaccaaGGGACACCATAAAGGTACTCATTTTCATCAAGATATATCTTCACCATGCAATTTACTACCAATGgagattaatattatattaactaTGAAAGATAAATCAACGAAATGAATAATTATGTTAATGTGGACTAATTAACAAATGGATGGAAGATTAGCCACCTACAATAATGTTAAAAGAAGCTCAAAGAAAGAGATTATTTAAAAGTTAAAAAGTATGGTGTTATATTATCTCTATGTTGAGAACTAAGTTGTTGGATTGAACATATCAATGTTGACTAATTATTAACAAAAACGTGACATGGTTAAGATTGTGCAAGTTCTAGATGTATACTAAATGCATACAAATTTCTTCATTCGTGAGTCAGCATCACAATGATGGATAGTTCAACACTTCAAGCTACTTCTCTTTAGGGGAAGTGAATGGTCAACATAATGTTAGCACTTTTTGTTCTTCACTTAATATATATGGAGACTATATAGTAGCCTTTGTCATCTTGTTCTTTTTATGGGTATGTAGGAATATGATTGGAAACCATAGGTATACCTAACATGTAAAATGTACTAACGGAAAAAGTTCAATTCAGTTCCTAGCTTAAATTTTTCTAAtgatgctgtttttttttttctttcaaattttatcTTTGACTCAATGTTTTATTTTCATGATCTTCAATCGGTTTGACAGAAAAATATTGAGAGTCAAATAATTAGAAAATTTTGCACCATTCCTCTTCATTTTACTTTTATCCCCACAATTTAATGCCAACCAAATTTTACCTCTAActctttacaaaaaaaaaaaaaaaatttctaaatatatatttcaGAAAAGTCTTGATAAGTATTAAATTTAAGTCAATTTTCATGATATAATTAACGTAGATCTACTTGATAGGTttattttagcaacatgcaccttaaggtgcatttaAGTATTTTTAGTTAAAGTTTGCTAAAATACAGCTTCAAAAAAATAAGTCTTGGTATTTACCAAACCCCTGTGGGGTTTActaaaatacacccacttatttttataaatgtgTGTTTTAGTAACATGCACATTAAGGTGCATTTAACCATTTTGTAGTTAATGCTTgttaaaatagaccttcataaaaataagtaggtgtgtgtgtgtgtgtgtgtgtgtgtgtgtgtgtgaatccCAAATAGGACCGACGCCAAGGTCTTCGTCTTGTGTGAC containing:
- the LOC131639266 gene encoding GDSL esterase/lipase At4g01130-like is translated as MKMSTFMVSLGFYAFFNLLMISSFIGSSYSSCDIKGIFNFGDSNSDTGGFDSAFPAQPGPYGMTYFKRPVGRSSDGRLIVDFLVEALGLPYLSPYLQSIGSDYTHGANFATSASTVLLPTTSFFVSGLSPFALTIQLRQMEQFKAKVHDFHKRDPLKPSGCDSRINIPSPDIFGKSIYMFYIGQNDFTSKIAATGGIGGLKNSLPEIVIQISSAIKELYAHGGRTFMVLNLGPVGCYPGYLVELPHINSDKDEHGCMISYNNAVDDYNKLLKETLTQTRENLPDASLIYVDTNSALMKLFHHPTSYGLKYSTKACCGHGGGDYNFDPKALCGNMLASACEDPQSYVSWDGIHFTEAANKIIAKAILNGSLSDPPFPLHKLCDLQPID